A portion of the Rhodopseudomonas sp. BAL398 genome contains these proteins:
- a CDS encoding PAS domain-containing protein: MSFDPDQFAIALLTSMPDAVVYSDAEGLIQFWNKGAEVIFGYTAAEAVGQSLDIITPENLRKRHWDGYEKTMSTGVTRYGAGDLLAVPAIRKDGSRLSTEFTIVPFKDDSGRMVGVAAIMRDVTKRFDEMRALRKAAAARST; this comes from the coding sequence ATGAGTTTTGATCCCGATCAGTTTGCCATCGCGTTGCTGACGTCAATGCCCGACGCCGTTGTCTATTCCGATGCCGAGGGGCTGATCCAGTTCTGGAACAAGGGCGCGGAGGTGATCTTTGGATACACCGCGGCGGAAGCTGTGGGGCAGTCGCTCGACATCATCACGCCCGAGAACCTGCGCAAACGCCATTGGGACGGCTACGAGAAGACCATGAGCACCGGCGTGACACGTTACGGTGCGGGCGATCTTCTGGCGGTTCCGGCAATTCGCAAGGATGGATCGCGGCTTTCCACCGAGTTCACCATCGTACCATTCAAGGATGATTCCGGCCGGATGGTGGGGGTTGCCGCCATCATGCGCGACGTGACCAAGCGGTTTGATGAGATGCGGGCACTACGCAAGGCGGCCGCCGCCCGATCGACCTGA
- a CDS encoding MBL fold metallo-hydrolase — MEMTIRKADRVTLTVLVDNYLDMFLQESRAPMHRPPLPVDWQLTPVAEHGLSLMINIDAGSEKHSALLDTALTPATFLRNLKVYGQDLSQTEAIILSHGHVDHCGGLLDAVRHAPRGCPVIAHPDVFQPRKFPGQQGSSLPVVDSEALRQAGAEIHALRAPSSWCSDFVGVSGEIERSNAFETGFPGAQIEVDGTWRSDPFHDDQAVILDVKDKGLVVISGCAHAGIINTVRHAQKITGIEKVHAIVGGFHLTGPAFEPRIQETIEEMRLLEPDYIVPMHCTGWRAINSLSEAMPGQFILNSVGTSYIFE, encoded by the coding sequence ATGGAAATGACCATCCGAAAGGCCGACCGCGTGACCCTGACGGTCCTGGTCGATAATTACCTGGACATGTTTCTGCAGGAGAGTCGCGCGCCCATGCATCGCCCGCCGCTCCCTGTCGACTGGCAGCTAACCCCGGTGGCAGAGCATGGGCTTTCGCTGATGATCAACATCGATGCGGGCTCAGAAAAGCATTCCGCCCTGCTGGATACCGCGCTGACGCCAGCCACCTTCCTGCGCAACCTGAAAGTCTATGGACAGGACCTGAGCCAGACCGAGGCCATCATTCTGAGCCACGGGCACGTCGACCATTGCGGCGGCCTACTGGACGCGGTCCGTCATGCGCCGCGCGGCTGTCCGGTGATTGCCCATCCGGACGTGTTTCAACCACGCAAATTTCCCGGCCAGCAAGGGTCATCGCTGCCTGTTGTCGATTCCGAGGCCCTGCGGCAAGCCGGCGCCGAGATCCATGCCCTGCGAGCGCCGTCGAGCTGGTGTTCAGATTTCGTCGGCGTGTCGGGTGAGATCGAACGCAGCAACGCTTTCGAAACAGGATTTCCCGGCGCTCAGATCGAAGTGGACGGAACCTGGCGCAGCGATCCATTCCACGACGATCAGGCTGTCATCCTCGACGTCAAGGATAAGGGTCTGGTCGTGATCAGCGGCTGCGCCCATGCGGGGATCATCAACACGGTGCGCCATGCGCAAAAGATCACCGGCATCGAGAAAGTTCACGCCATCGTCGGCGGCTTTCACCTCACCGGCCCCGCCTTCGAGCCGAGAATCCAGGAGACCATCGAGGAGATGCGCCTGCTGGAGCCGGATTACATCGTGCCGATGCACTGCACCGGATGGCGCGCCATCAACAGCCTGTCCGAAGCGATGCCTGGCCAGTTCATTTTGAACAGCGTCGGGACGTCGTATATTTTCGAGTGA
- the frc gene encoding formyl-CoA transferase: protein MSKPLDGVRILDFTHVQSGPTCTQLLAWFGADVIKVERPGSGDITRSQLQDIKGIDSLYFTMLNGNKRSITIDGRDVHGKAVLEGLVKTCDVMVENFAPGALDRMGFSWERVQQLNPRMILASVKGFGPGPYVDCKVYENVAQCAGGAASTTGFDDGPPMVTGAQIGDSGTGLHLALGIVCALYHRNATGIGQKVDVAMQDGVLNLCRVKLRDQQRLARGPLTEYPQYPDGVFGDAVPRAGNASGGGQPGAILKCKGWESDPNAYIYFIAQAPVWEKICDVIGKPEWKTNPDYAKPSARLPRLKGIFDAIETWTMTKTKFEAMEILDKYDIPCGPILSMKELSEDPSLRATGTVVEVDHPTRGKYLTVGNPIKLSNHVSEVRRSPLLGEHTEEILREVLGFEGATLAEYLASPGLGGVQQAAE from the coding sequence ATGAGCAAACCACTCGATGGCGTCCGGATCCTAGACTTTACCCATGTCCAGTCCGGACCAACATGCACACAGCTACTCGCCTGGTTCGGCGCTGATGTGATCAAGGTGGAGCGGCCCGGCTCCGGTGACATTACTCGCAGCCAGCTGCAGGACATCAAGGGCATCGACAGCCTGTATTTCACCATGCTGAACGGCAACAAGCGTTCCATCACGATCGATGGTCGCGACGTGCACGGCAAGGCGGTGCTGGAAGGCCTGGTCAAGACCTGCGACGTGATGGTGGAGAATTTCGCCCCGGGCGCACTCGACCGTATGGGCTTCAGCTGGGAACGCGTCCAGCAATTGAACCCGCGGATGATCCTGGCGTCCGTCAAGGGCTTCGGCCCAGGGCCCTATGTGGACTGCAAAGTCTATGAGAACGTCGCCCAATGCGCCGGCGGCGCCGCTTCGACCACGGGCTTCGATGACGGACCGCCGATGGTGACGGGCGCGCAGATCGGCGATTCAGGCACCGGGTTGCATCTGGCTCTGGGCATCGTTTGCGCGCTATATCATCGCAATGCGACCGGTATCGGCCAGAAGGTGGACGTGGCGATGCAGGACGGGGTGCTGAACCTCTGTCGTGTTAAGCTGCGTGACCAGCAACGCCTCGCACGTGGTCCGCTGACCGAATACCCGCAATATCCCGATGGGGTCTTCGGCGACGCGGTGCCCCGCGCCGGCAATGCCTCGGGCGGCGGCCAGCCCGGCGCGATCCTGAAGTGCAAGGGGTGGGAGAGTGATCCCAACGCGTATATCTACTTCATCGCCCAGGCGCCGGTGTGGGAGAAGATCTGCGACGTGATCGGGAAGCCGGAATGGAAGACCAATCCCGACTACGCCAAGCCCAGCGCCCGGCTGCCGCGGCTGAAGGGGATCTTTGACGCGATCGAGACCTGGACCATGACCAAGACCAAGTTCGAGGCCATGGAGATCCTGGACAAATACGACATTCCCTGCGGGCCGATCCTGTCGATGAAGGAGCTGTCCGAGGATCCGTCGCTGCGGGCGACCGGCACGGTGGTCGAGGTTGATCATCCGACCCGCGGCAAGTATCTGACGGTGGGCAACCCGATCAAACTGTCGAACCATGTTTCCGAAGTGAGGCGTTCGCCGCTGCTCGGCGAACACACCGAGGAGATCCTGCGCGAGGTCCTGGGATTCGAGGGCGCGACGCTCGCCGAATATTTGGCGTCGCCGGGGCTGGGCGGCGTTCAGCAGGCGGCGGAGTAA
- the oxlT gene encoding oxalate/formate MFS antiporter encodes MIMIANLQYGWSVFVAPMQHAHNWAVTSIQVAFTIFVALETWATPVNALICDRIGPRFGPRLVMGAGGILVAAGWVLDAYTSSLTALYIGGALTGFGAGAIYCVSVGTAVKWFPDRRGLATGLVAAGFGAGAALTIIPIKMHIAAYGYESAFLLFGLIQGGVVLVASQFIRHPNPGEVKAVAGGASKQSLRSYTSKEVLGSWVFWVLYVCDVLMCAGGLVVTANLVSIANSHNISTVMILGVATLSLALVFANVMNGVARPLFGWIADQIGLPKTMMIGFSLGAVAYFCLFMFGGIPAAFVLCTGLVFFCWGNIFSLFPAMCTNLFGTKYATTNASLLYTAKGTAALLVPLASIVTRITGSWDSVLLVATVINVIAVFVVGLILTPAAKKFQSDEVAADAALVAKVA; translated from the coding sequence ATGATCATGATCGCTAATCTGCAATATGGATGGTCGGTCTTCGTCGCGCCAATGCAGCACGCTCATAACTGGGCGGTTACCAGCATCCAGGTCGCTTTCACCATCTTCGTCGCATTGGAAACCTGGGCAACGCCGGTCAATGCATTGATCTGCGATCGGATCGGGCCACGCTTCGGGCCCCGCCTCGTGATGGGAGCCGGTGGCATTCTGGTCGCGGCCGGTTGGGTGCTGGACGCCTATACCTCGTCGCTCACGGCCCTGTATATCGGTGGTGCGTTGACCGGTTTCGGCGCCGGCGCGATCTACTGCGTCTCGGTCGGAACCGCGGTTAAATGGTTCCCCGATCGCCGCGGTCTGGCGACGGGTCTGGTTGCCGCCGGCTTCGGTGCCGGTGCCGCGCTGACCATCATTCCGATCAAGATGCACATTGCGGCCTACGGTTACGAATCGGCATTCCTGCTGTTCGGGTTGATTCAGGGCGGTGTTGTCCTGGTTGCCTCGCAGTTCATCCGCCATCCTAATCCCGGCGAAGTGAAAGCAGTGGCCGGCGGCGCATCGAAGCAGTCTCTCCGCAGCTACACTTCCAAGGAAGTGCTTGGCAGCTGGGTGTTCTGGGTTCTGTATGTCTGTGACGTGTTGATGTGTGCCGGCGGCCTGGTGGTCACCGCGAATCTGGTGTCGATCGCAAACTCGCACAACATCTCCACCGTGATGATCTTGGGTGTCGCCACGCTTTCCCTGGCGCTGGTGTTTGCCAACGTCATGAACGGTGTCGCAAGGCCGCTGTTCGGCTGGATCGCCGATCAAATCGGCCTGCCCAAGACCATGATGATCGGCTTCAGCCTTGGTGCCGTGGCGTATTTCTGCCTCTTCATGTTCGGTGGGATCCCGGCGGCATTCGTTCTCTGCACCGGTCTGGTGTTCTTCTGCTGGGGCAATATTTTCAGCCTGTTCCCGGCGATGTGCACGAACCTGTTCGGAACGAAGTACGCCACCACCAACGCGTCGCTGCTCTATACGGCGAAGGGAACCGCTGCGCTTCTGGTGCCGCTTGCTTCCATCGTCACCCGGATCACCGGAAGTTGGGACAGCGTGTTGTTGGTGGCAACCGTCATCAACGTGATCGCGGTGTTCGTCGTGGGACTGATCCTCACCCCGGCGGCGAAGAAGTTCCAGTCGGACGAAGTCGCAGCCGATGCGGCTCTCGTCGCCAAGGTAGCCTGA
- a CDS encoding GNAT family N-acetyltransferase, which translates to MPEVTDNAALSRYELVEDGGTAFVAYVRQGDRMTLTHTEVPKALGGRGIGSTLAIGVLQNIRSRGLRIVPECEFIAGFIKRHPEFADLVVAPDDVA; encoded by the coding sequence ATGCCTGAGGTGACCGACAATGCGGCGCTGAGCCGCTACGAATTGGTGGAAGATGGCGGGACAGCCTTCGTTGCCTATGTGCGCCAGGGCGACCGCATGACGCTGACGCACACCGAGGTGCCAAAGGCGCTGGGCGGCCGCGGCATCGGTTCGACGCTGGCAATCGGCGTTCTTCAGAACATTCGCAGTCGCGGGCTGCGGATCGTGCCCGAATGCGAGTTCATCGCGGGATTCATCAAGCGGCATCCCGAATTTGCCGATCTGGTTGTTGCGCCCGACGACGTTGCATGA
- a CDS encoding formate/nitrite transporter family protein — MFDRSLVEKAAHMGGVKISLLRDASLRYFVRCVLAGMYLSIVVFVYWSLINDLGATPYGKLLGSLFFGVGLAMIVLSHTDLFTSNNLYLAISSYEGTTTWRSTAVLWGVCYLGNLVGAIIVAGLLYATGILDALPATHALYVGALHKTHEAASAIFWRGVLANWLVCLAVRLAFSCREEIAKIAILILVVFMFLYLGGEHSIANMGTFTTALLGKSDLTLGGALYNELFATLGNIVGGVLFIAIPFAFINPAAPEEMPESVPAQPLSDVRA, encoded by the coding sequence GTGTTTGACCGTTCCCTCGTCGAAAAAGCCGCTCACATGGGAGGGGTGAAGATCAGCCTGCTGCGTGACGCGTCGCTTCGCTATTTTGTACGTTGCGTGCTGGCCGGGATGTATCTGTCGATCGTCGTATTCGTTTACTGGTCTCTCATCAACGATCTGGGTGCAACGCCCTACGGCAAGCTGCTTGGCTCCTTGTTCTTCGGTGTTGGTCTCGCGATGATCGTGCTGAGCCATACCGACCTGTTCACCAGCAATAATCTCTACCTTGCAATTTCCTCTTACGAGGGCACCACCACGTGGCGATCGACCGCGGTCCTATGGGGTGTCTGCTACCTGGGAAATCTGGTCGGGGCGATCATCGTCGCTGGCCTGCTCTATGCCACCGGCATTCTCGACGCTCTGCCCGCCACTCACGCGCTGTATGTCGGCGCCCTCCATAAGACGCACGAAGCGGCGTCCGCTATTTTCTGGCGCGGCGTCCTGGCGAACTGGCTGGTGTGTCTGGCCGTGCGCCTGGCGTTCAGTTGTCGCGAGGAGATCGCAAAAATTGCCATCCTGATCCTGGTCGTGTTCATGTTCCTGTATCTCGGCGGCGAGCACTCGATCGCCAATATGGGGACGTTTACGACGGCTCTGCTGGGCAAGAGCGATCTGACCCTTGGCGGCGCGCTCTATAATGAACTATTCGCCACGCTTGGAAACATCGTCGGTGGCGTGCTGTTCATCGCTATTCCGTTTGCTTTCATCAACCCGGCTGCGCCGGAGGAGATGCCCGAATCGGTGCCCGCCCAGCCGCTGAGCGACGTGCGGGCATGA
- the oxc gene encoding oxalyl-CoA decarboxylase, whose translation MDKQVELSSETQELTDGFHLVIAALKLNGLNTIYNVPGIPMTDLLRLAQAEGMRVISFRHESNAGNAAAIAGFMTKAPGVCMTVSAPGFLNGLVALANATVNCFPMILISGSSEREVVDLQQGDYEEMDQLAIAKPLCKAAYRVLHAADIGIGIARAIRAAVSGRPGGVYLDFPAKLFGQVMDAAAGQASLVKVIDPAPEQIPAPSAVQRALDVLRGAKRPLIILGKGAAYAQADDDIRALVETSGIPYIPMSMAKGLLPDTHPQCAAAARSTVLQESDVVVLIGARLNWLLSHGKGKSWGTAPKKFIQIDIEPKEMDSNVEIVAPVVGDIGSCVAALLKGMTKDWAQPPAEWTASINAKKQTNIAKMAARLGKNSIPMDFHSALSVLRDVIRERPDAILVNEGANTLDQARGVVDMYQPRKRLDVGTWGVMGVGMGYAIAAAVESGKRVLCIEGDSAFGFSNAEIETICRYNLPICVVVFNNDGIYRGDHVNAGGFSDPAITSFVKGARYDKTIEAFGGVGVNVTTPDELKRAVDEAMSSGKPTLINAVIDPAAGSESGNIGKLNPTSALKKK comes from the coding sequence ATGGATAAGCAAGTCGAACTATCCTCGGAGACGCAAGAACTCACAGACGGCTTCCACCTGGTCATCGCTGCGCTGAAACTGAACGGTCTCAATACGATCTATAACGTTCCGGGCATCCCGATGACCGATCTGCTCAGATTGGCCCAGGCCGAGGGAATGCGGGTGATCTCGTTCCGCCACGAGTCGAATGCTGGCAACGCCGCCGCGATCGCCGGTTTCATGACCAAGGCGCCTGGCGTGTGCATGACCGTCTCGGCACCGGGCTTCCTGAACGGTCTGGTCGCGCTCGCGAATGCCACCGTCAACTGCTTCCCGATGATCCTGATCAGCGGATCCTCGGAGCGCGAGGTCGTCGACCTTCAGCAGGGTGACTATGAGGAGATGGATCAGCTCGCCATCGCCAAACCGCTGTGCAAGGCCGCCTACCGCGTGCTGCACGCCGCCGATATCGGCATCGGCATCGCCCGCGCGATCCGCGCCGCCGTGTCCGGCCGTCCGGGCGGCGTTTATCTCGACTTTCCGGCGAAGCTGTTCGGCCAGGTGATGGACGCAGCTGCCGGGCAAGCCTCGCTGGTCAAGGTGATCGACCCGGCTCCCGAGCAGATCCCCGCGCCATCCGCGGTGCAGCGCGCCCTGGATGTGTTGCGCGGCGCCAAGCGCCCGCTGATCATTCTCGGCAAGGGCGCTGCTTATGCCCAGGCCGACGACGACATCCGTGCGCTGGTCGAAACCAGCGGCATCCCCTACATTCCGATGAGCATGGCCAAGGGGCTGCTGCCCGACACCCATCCGCAGTGCGCCGCCGCTGCGCGTTCGACGGTGCTGCAAGAGAGCGATGTGGTGGTGCTGATAGGCGCCCGCCTCAACTGGCTGCTGTCGCACGGCAAGGGCAAGAGCTGGGGTACAGCGCCGAAGAAGTTCATTCAGATCGACATCGAGCCGAAGGAAATGGACTCCAACGTCGAAATCGTCGCCCCCGTGGTCGGCGACATCGGATCCTGCGTTGCCGCCTTGCTGAAGGGCATGACCAAGGATTGGGCGCAGCCGCCGGCAGAGTGGACCGCCTCGATCAACGCCAAGAAGCAGACCAACATCGCCAAGATGGCTGCTCGTCTCGGCAAGAACTCGATCCCGATGGACTTCCACTCGGCGTTGAGCGTGCTGCGCGACGTTATCCGCGAACGCCCGGATGCGATCCTGGTGAATGAGGGCGCCAATACGCTCGATCAGGCGCGCGGCGTCGTGGACATGTATCAGCCGCGCAAGCGTCTGGATGTCGGCACCTGGGGTGTGATGGGCGTCGGCATGGGCTACGCCATTGCCGCCGCGGTCGAATCCGGCAAGCGGGTGCTGTGCATCGAGGGCGACAGCGCGTTCGGTTTCTCCAATGCGGAAATCGAGACCATCTGCCGTTACAACCTGCCGATCTGCGTCGTCGTGTTCAACAACGACGGCATCTATCGCGGCGACCATGTCAACGCGGGCGGCTTCAGCGATCCGGCGATCACCTCGTTCGTCAAGGGTGCGCGCTACGACAAGACCATCGAGGCGTTTGGTGGTGTTGGCGTCAACGTCACCACTCCCGATGAGTTGAAGCGTGCGGTCGACGAAGCGATGTCATCCGGCAAGCCGACGCTGATCAACGCCGTTATCGACCCGGCAGCGGGCAGCGAAAGCGGCAACATCGGCAAGCTGAATCCCACGAGTGCTTTGAAGAAGAAGTAA